A window of Candidatus Hydrogenedentota bacterium genomic DNA:
GGACATTCTCGACGCCGAAAAAGAAAGCAGCTTCCAGTATCACTTGGCGGGCTTGTGCTATCTGCGTTGCAGCGGATACATCAAGATGGGCGCCATGGCCCTGGCTATCCGATTCATCCCCGAAGAGCCGGTTCCCTTCGAAAAACTGGATTTGCCCATTCACGTGCGCGACATTGCAGACGCCCACCGCGGCCTGTTCCTGGTGTGCGGCGTAACGGGCAGCGGTAAGTCCACGACACTTGCCGCCATGGTCGATTACATCAATGCAAAACGCCATGCACACATCATCACGATTGAAGACCCGATCGAATTCGTGTACTCGGACAAGAAGAGCATTATCTCGCAGCGCCAGTGCGGCCGCGATACGTTTTCGTTCGCCAACGCTTTGCGCGGCGCGCTGCGCGAAGACCCGGACGTGATTCTCGTGGGCGAAATGCGCGACCGAGAAACGATCCGTGCAGCCATCAGCGCGGCATCGACCGGTCACTTGGTGTTGAGCACGCTCCATACGATGACCGCGGTCGATACCGTCAACCGTATCATCAGCTATTTCCCGCATGACGAACGCGAAGTGATTCGGCAGGAATTGGCGTACACCCTGAAGGGCGTGTGTTGCCAGCGCCTGCTTAAACGCGTGGGCGGCGGACGTATCCCATGCGTAGAGTTGTTCCTCTGCAACCTTCCGATGGTTCGCGATTCGATCCTCGAAGGCGACCTGCAACGGCTTTACAACATCATCGAAGTCGATACGGATATGAAGAGCTTCGACCAGTATGCCGTGGAACTCTACAAGCGTGGCGTCGTCACGAAGGAAGAAGCCATCTCCGCGTGCAGCGACGAGCAAGGCTTCCAGCGCGTCATCACCGGCATTAAAGGCACCGAAGGCCGCAAGCTGCTGAAGTAACCAGAGCTTCGTGGATTGCAGGTCAGGCCCGAAGATCCTGCACGGCGGTAGAGAAGCCTTCGATCATGTTGTCGACGAGTTGATTCTCGCCGGCATCCTTTCCCACGCGCACGCCAATGCGCGAAGCGGGTGCGCGCGTTTCCCGGATTTCGTTGTTCGACAGCGTATTGCCCGCTGTCACGCCTTGGATATCCACGCCGATGCCGTCGTCACCGCCGCTGTCCAGGATGCGGTTCCTCTCGAAACGATTGCCCGTTGCGGTAAAGCCTTCGCCGCGTTCGGGCCTGAACAAGAGACCGACCGTCTTGCTTCGCAATACATCGTTATCGCGCACGAGATTCTCGTTGTCGCGATGACCGATGGAAATCCCGCAGTCGTTATCTTGAATCACGTTCTTCTCGGCGAGCCCGTACTTGGCTCCCCAGCAGAAGAAGATGCCGATGTTGTTCCGTTCGAAGGTATTGTTGCGCAGGATGGGCCGCTGTGAACCCGACCCTGGGTGCACGCCCAACCCCGCGTTGTCATGGCTATGACACTTCTCCACGACGACATCGTGACAAATCTGAAAGCTGATCCCGTCGCCGTTGTAGTTGCGCGCGGTGACCGATCGAAAAACGAGGTTGCTGCAATCCTGCATCCAAATGCATCCGGCGTAATTGCCGTCGAGGTTGGCGTTCTTCTCCCGGTTGCCGTCCAACGCAATATCCTCAATTGCGATTCCGGACGCGTACTCCGCCGTCAATAATGGAAACAATGTTTGGACTGTCGGCTTGCTATCGGTCCAAAGATTGTCGCGGAGACCTTTGTCGAGTTTGAATCGGTTTCCGTCCCGTGCGACCAGTGTCCGTTTGATGACGATAGCCCCACCGTCGTTCGGGTTCGTCGCCCGAATGCAGACCCCGTCTCCCACCGCAAACCCCGTCGCATCCTTAAGCGTGATCTCCTGGTCGTACCAGTCCGAGTCTTCCGCCAAAGCTGTCTCGACAGAGGGTTCTTTCACAAGAATGCTGTCAAGACCGCTGCCGAGGATTCGGATATTTGACGGAAGGTACACGGCATTGCGCAATCGATACGTGCCGGGCAGTATTCGTACCGTTCCACCTCCCGCGCGCGCCATGTAATCAACGGCAGCCTGGATGACCTTCTCGCTGGCACCCACCAAATCGGCATCCTTGGGGCCAACCGTGATCGTCAATCGTTCCGACCAGTTCGGTTCGACGACCGTGTCGCCCGAGGTTGCTCGTGGCCTTGTGACAGGAGGACGGTCATCGGACAGCGCGTGCCGGGACAAGAATGCCCCCGCCGTTGCGATTCCAGCCGATCGTAGTAGATCTCTTCTGCTGAAAGAGGCATTTCCTGAGGATCTCATTCGGTTCGACTCCTGGCCCTTGTTATGTAGTCCCCTGCGTAGAAACTCGCCTGGGATTCTGGACTGCCGGTAACGTCATCGTGAAGACGGTGCACTCGTCCGTGGTGTCTGGTGAAAGCACCAGCGTCCCCTTATGCGCGCGCACAATTTCGCGGGCCAGACTAAGTCCCAGTCCGACGCCATCCACGGAACGGTCGCGTGACTTCTCGCCACGATAGAACCGGTCGAATACCTTGTCGCGGTCCTCCGGCACAATACCTTTTCCCGCGTTTGCAATGTCCAACCGCACGGTAGACGCGTCTCCGTCAAGCCGCACGCGAATCCAACCACCTTCTTTGTTGTACTTGATGGCATTGCTCGATATGTTCTGTAAGACTTGCGTCAGCAGATCGGCATCGGCGTTCACCCACAGGTCCGGCATAATGTCGCGCTCGACCGTGAGACCCGGCGCCAGAATCTGGCAATCGTCGCATAGCGAATCCACGGCATCGCTCAAACTCACGGGCTCCAGATGCAACGTGAGCCGTCCCGCATCCGCCAAGGATAACAAGAGCAGCTTCCGCGTTATCGCCTTCAAACGCTGCACTTCGCCGAGCAACTGCGAAAAGAGTTGTTGCTGCGGCGAGCCCGGCGGCGACCCCTGCAACGCTTGCTCCAATTCACCCTGGAGAATTGTCAGCGGCGTCTTCAATTCGTGTGAAGCATCCGCACTGAATCGTACGGCTTGTTGATAACTCTTTTCGAGCCGATCGAGCATCGCATTCAGCACGGAAGCCAGTCGGAAGAACTCCGCGTCTTCCTTGCGCACGTCCATGCGCTGACTCAGGTCCTGCGCGGTAATCTGTTCGGCTGTGCGCGCCAATATTTTCACGGGCCGTAGAGCGCGATCAGAAATGAGCCATCCGCCCGCTCCCACGACAAGCAGTGCCGCAATGTACGCTACGAGAAACGCAATTCGCGTGCGGTGGATGTGTCCAAGGTGCGGTCCCAAGTTAAGTCCCAGCGCAAGTGTGGCGTCAGGGTCTCCGAAGACTGCGATGCGCCATTGCATGCGCCCGTCAGATTCGGTGAAAAACTGCTCCGGACGCCGTTGAATGCCGGCCGGCGGTCCAGGTGGCCGGCCTGGCCCCATGCCACGTCCGCCGCCACGTCTTCTTGGCCCCCTCGGGGTCATGACATCTTCGTTGCCTGCATCGACAGGCATTTTCTCGTCAATACGGCCGACATTGCCATCGATGAGCGGCGCATCCGGCTCCGGAGGTCCGCCCACAGGTGGAGGTCCTAATCTCCACCGCATCGGATCGATTGGAGGAGGAGGTTCTCCTTCGGGGCCTCGCGGAAGCTCGTCAGGCGAAGGAATCCGGGATATGGGCAGCGTCTCGGGCCATCCCCGCGAACGGTACAGTTCTTCGCCGTTGGGACCCTTCACAAGTAGAATCAGAGCGTCGTCGTGACCCGAACCGAATACAAACTGCAACGACTCG
This region includes:
- a CDS encoding PilT/PilU family type 4a pilus ATPase: MSLVVGTLSKSTLFEIFRTAIHEIIRQKGLPAEVSLKAENNEIVARSKDFGKRVDYFRFDFPVKEGTDPDTIKSQLEAARIPNQTKIVDGKCSITLPSFEWPQLRQLEPVDRIIYENAAESIRSRSWHVSIGSFSRFDFNINVLIEEMLQKKGSDIHLRAGSPPYMRIDSELQPLDLPPLSSDDMREVVFQLGGQQQLDILDAEKESSFQYHLAGLCYLRCSGYIKMGAMALAIRFIPEEPVPFEKLDLPIHVRDIADAHRGLFLVCGVTGSGKSTTLAAMVDYINAKRHAHIITIEDPIEFVYSDKKSIISQRQCGRDTFSFANALRGALREDPDVILVGEMRDRETIRAAISAASTGHLVLSTLHTMTAVDTVNRIISYFPHDEREVIRQELAYTLKGVCCQRLLKRVGGGRIPCVELFLCNLPMVRDSILEGDLQRLYNIIEVDTDMKSFDQYAVELYKRGVVTKEEAISACSDEQGFQRVITGIKGTEGRKLLK
- a CDS encoding right-handed parallel beta-helix repeat-containing protein; this encodes MRSSGNASFSRRDLLRSAGIATAGAFLSRHALSDDRPPVTRPRATSGDTVVEPNWSERLTITVGPKDADLVGASEKVIQAAVDYMARAGGGTVRILPGTYRLRNAVYLPSNIRILGSGLDSILVKEPSVETALAEDSDWYDQEITLKDATGFAVGDGVCIRATNPNDGGAIVIKRTLVARDGNRFKLDKGLRDNLWTDSKPTVQTLFPLLTAEYASGIAIEDIALDGNREKNANLDGNYAGCIWMQDCSNLVFRSVTARNYNGDGISFQICHDVVVEKCHSHDNAGLGVHPGSGSQRPILRNNTFERNNIGIFFCWGAKYGLAEKNVIQDNDCGISIGHRDNENLVRDNDVLRSKTVGLLFRPERGEGFTATGNRFERNRILDSGGDDGIGVDIQGVTAGNTLSNNEIRETRAPASRIGVRVGKDAGENQLVDNMIEGFSTAVQDLRA
- a CDS encoding HAMP domain-containing protein, producing MKPLSFRVRIALLSVVISGLVLAAFGVWALLLAERTELKRIDDDLRGFAAGHVGFRRPPHYWQRVGESLQFVFGSGHDDALILLVKGPNGEELYRSRGWPETLPISRIPSPDELPRGPEGEPPPPIDPMRWRLGPPPVGGPPEPDAPLIDGNVGRIDEKMPVDAGNEDVMTPRGPRRRGGGRGMGPGRPPGPPAGIQRRPEQFFTESDGRMQWRIAVFGDPDATLALGLNLGPHLGHIHRTRIAFLVAYIAALLVVGAGGWLISDRALRPVKILARTAEQITAQDLSQRMDVRKEDAEFFRLASVLNAMLDRLEKSYQQAVRFSADASHELKTPLTILQGELEQALQGSPPGSPQQQLFSQLLGEVQRLKAITRKLLLLSLADAGRLTLHLEPVSLSDAVDSLCDDCQILAPGLTVERDIMPDLWVNADADLLTQVLQNISSNAIKYNKEGGWIRVRLDGDASTVRLDIANAGKGIVPEDRDKVFDRFYRGEKSRDRSVDGVGLGLSLAREIVRAHKGTLVLSPDTTDECTVFTMTLPAVQNPRRVSTQGTT